One region of Eupeodes corollae chromosome 1, idEupCoro1.1, whole genome shotgun sequence genomic DNA includes:
- the LOC129942839 gene encoding uncharacterized protein LOC129942839, with product MFFQRKQIVFLMLVMIVSSATAAKKMRRPVKPAKTFPRTNVTPSPAPIVASTTAAPAVAAPAVAAVTDNIAEESYQSMSVVAPSGAAIEGADGELPKPLIGLNGGDTSGMSSESKSEKPTISPVGMIEEECDPDMIGFEIITGYVLSAPSKLLDTMPGILMLTDCLEACQLNESCSAVNYETGLCVLFKSNADKLPGSLSRSQFPVFTIYAQKSCLGVRPCSKAWCIDRVQSHRLVDHIKASHTVYSRRDCLELCLGETEFTCRSANYYHHSGLCEMSDMDRITLTGSSHFEPYEGSDYLENNCAEEPSKLCEFKRISGKILKTVDSVYQDINSIEECRDLCLNSPYRCHSYDFNDTGDMVCRLSHHSRATLTDVLDPYLDVPEAATYELSSCYNVSIECKAGEMITKIRTSKLFNGKVYAKGSPKSCSFNVNNSLEFDFRMGYNDLECNVRQSAYGRYMNDIVIQHHDKIVTSSDLGLAVSCQYDLTNKTVSNDVDLGVTGEIESSLSEEIIIESPNVIMKITSRDGTDMKRIAEVGDPLALRFEIVEQNSPYEIFVRELVAMDGTDNAEITLIDANGCPTDHYIMGAIQKHSGNRKVLLSQFDAFKFPSSEVVQFRALVTPCIPRCEPVICDNEDIASGELKSLVSFGRRRRSVNATEFTTSRRSKRDVSHKPADDNILLVQSIQITDKFGFNQEDDNTFGDADAKEKIYAAVAGDEVFGCLNGYGLIIASAMFLLAQLTVIAIWKKVQKRNKKENYLYNHQTHPNTPTNFAPNMVYGQPCGSPSDTLGKLYDSGMSGRYGQQF from the exons atgtTCTTCCAACGCAAACAAATCGTCTTTTTGATGCTGGTGATGATCGTGAGCTCAGCGACAGCAGCGAAAAAGATGCGACGACCTGTCAAGCCAGCGAAAACATTTCCCCGAACAAATGTAACACCTTCGCCAGCTCCAATTGTTGCATCGACTACCGCAGCTCCTGCTGTTGCGGCTCCTGCTGTGGCAGCAGTGACAGATAATATTGCTGAAGAATCTTATCAATCGATGTCAGTTGTTGCACCAAGTGGGGCAGCTATTGAGGGTGCAGATGGTGAATTGCCAAAACCTTTGATTGGATTGAATGGTGGAGATACCTCCGGAATGTCGTCGGAGTCGAAGAGTGAAAAACCAACTATTAGTCCAGTGGGTATGATCGAGGAGGAATGCGATCCGGATATGATTGGATTCGAAATTATAACAGG ATACGTTCTGTCGGCGCCATCAAAACTCCTCGATACGATGCCGGGAATTCTTATGCTCACCGATTGCCTGGAGGCGTGCCAGCTCAATGAATCATGCAGTGCTGTCAACTACGAAACGGGACTGTGTGTTCTCTTCAAGTCCAATGCCGATAAGCTGCCAG GTTCTCTGTCCCGTTCGCAATTCCCTGTCTTCACCATCTACGCACAGAAATCCTGCCTGGGAGTGCGTCCGTGCTCGAAGGCTTGGTGCATTGACAGAGTGCAGAGTCATCGTTTGGTTGATCATATCAAAGCCAGTCATACGGTCTACTCACGACGGGATTGCCTTGAGCTGTGTTTGGGTGAAACCGAATTCACTTGCAG GTCAGCAAACTACTATCACCATTCGGGACTCTGTGAGATGTCTGACATGGACCGCATCACTTTAACTGGCTCATCTCACTTCGAACCCTATGAAGGATCGGACTACCTGGAGAACAACTGTGCTGAGGAACCAAGCAAACTTTGCGAATTTAAGAGGATTTCCGGAAAGATCTTGAAGACCGTTGACTCTGTCTACCAGGACATCAACAGCATTGAGGAATGCCGAGATCTCTGCTTAAACTCTCCATACag ATGCCACTCATATGACTTCAACGATACCGGAGATATGGTTTGCCGCCTTAGTCATCACAGCCGCGCCACCCTCACCGACGTCCTCGACCCCTACCTAGACGTCCCAGAGGCAGCAACCTACGAGCTCTCATCCTGTTACAATGTATCGATCGAATGCAAAGCCGGCGAAATGATCACAAAGATCCGCACCTCGAAACTCTTCAACGGCAAGGTCTACGCCAAGGGCTCACCCAAATCATGTTCTTTCAATGTGAACAACTCGCTAGAGTTCGACTTCCGAATGGGCTACAACGATCTCGAGTGCAATGTTCGCCAAAGTGCCTACGGCCGTTACATGAACGACATTGTTATCCAACACCACGACAAGATCGTCACCTCCTCCGATCTGGGGCTAGCGGTCTCGTGCCAGTACGACTTGACCAACAAGACCGTCTCGAATGATGTTGACCTCGGAGTCACTGGGGAAATTGAATCTTCACTCAGTGAAGAGATCATCATCGAATCACCAAATGTAATCATGAAGATCACTTCACGCGATGGCACAGATATGAAAAGGATTGCCGAAGTTGGTGACCCTCTTGCGCTTCGTTTCGAAATTGTCGAACAGAACAGCCCCTACGAAATCTTCGTACGCGAATTGGTGGCAATGGACGGCACCGACAATGCCGAGATCACCCTGATCGATGCAAATGGCTGCCCCACCGATCATTATATTATGGGCGCCATTCAAAAGCACTCCGGCAATCGCAAGGTCCTCCTATCCCAATTCGACGCCTTCAAATTCCCTTCATCGGAGGTGGTGCAGTTCCGTGCCCTGGTTACGCCATGTATTCCAAGGTGTGAGCCGGTTATTTGCGATAATGAGGACATTGCAAGTGGTGAATTGAAATCTCTGGTATCGTTTGGACGCAGGAGGAGGTCCGTTAATGCCACAG AATTTACAACAAGCCGCCGATCGAAACGTGATGTCAGCCATAAGCCCGCCGATGATAACATCCTGTTGGTGCAATCAATTCAAATTACGGACAAATTTGGATTCAATCAAGAGGACGACAATACATTTGGTGATGCCGATGCCAAGGAGAAGATCTATGCTGCTGTCGCTGGTGATGAGGTGTTCGGTTGTCTCAATGGCTATG GACTTATAATTGCTTCAGCTATGTTCCTGCTAGCTCAGCTCACAGTCATTGCAATTTGGAAGAAGGTCCAGAAGCGAAACAAGAAGGAGAACTATCTTTATAACCATCAGACGCATCCTAATACCCCAACGAATTTCGCACCCAACATGGTCTATGGTCAGCCCTGTGGAAGTCCCAGTGACACATTAGGTAAACTTTACGACAGCGGTATGTCAGGACGATATGGTCAGCAGTTTTGA